In the genome of Vespa crabro chromosome 1, iyVesCrab1.2, whole genome shotgun sequence, the window TTTTTGGTTGTGATTCTCTTGATAATTGTGATTACTTCCagcatttttcatattttcccAGTTAGAATTTGTCATTCCCCAATTATTTGTATCATAGTAATCTTCTACATTTTTCAATCTATCATTGGCATTATTAGAACCAAAAGACAGTGGATTATCATTTCTTGTAAATTGACCAGCTCTATTGTttctgataaaagaaaaacaacataattttaaaataattcatatagaCAGTATTCATTTTTGAATTCATTACCTATTATTTTgctcatttaaaaaattattagtataatatctactattattttttataagaaacttGTTATCAAAACTATTTTCATTTGAGTCAGAAGAATCTTctgattcattattttcatttaaagaaGAATCAGTACCATAATTAATATGTcctaaatttcgttttttacagttttttaagattttttcaaatcgattAGTTTGTTGATTAATTGCCTGACATCTTAGTGcctacaaaatataaaataaaatagaatcgaaattaattttttttaatattgaaattaattttttttcaatttttataaatatttctatattagaagtttgtaaaaaattattaacttacTACACAAAGATGAAGGCATGATATcaaaataagaacaaatagAACTGTAAAATAAGACTTCATTTTGCCATCTACTGATTGAAGTGCCTTTGTGAcccataatatatattctaatctATAAAACTCCTTACATAAACAGTCAGTTtcaattataatgttatttgaacttatatgaaagattaatgagattgtttctattttaattgaCATTTCCTTATCCTATCTAGTAATATACAATATCACGGAGATATGGCTCATTTAATTCTTCCTGTTATGAAGTCTATTTGCtactaatatcaataaatgtGTAATTGCcactaaataaaatacaatgtattttataaatattattatatataatacttgtagtttattattattatatttaatattattatatttaatacttttataatagATCTTATGTaagttaaaaatgaaaatattggaataggtattgaaataatattatactttttaagaTAATGATTACATAAAGTAAGGAATGTTAATATGTTTGTATGCTTGCAGGAATACTTGGTGGGGATATTGGAAAGTTCCAGGTTTATCTAAATATGCTTCATAGAATAAAGAGTTGCAGCTGCAGTTC includes:
- the LOC124421758 gene encoding odorant-binding protein 59a isoform X1, with the protein product MFLDLHGPVFEILLYLHQEFYRLEYILWVTKALQSVDGKMKSYFTVLFVLILISCLHLCVALRCQAINQQTNRFEKILKNCKKRNLGHINYGTDSSLNENNESEDSSDSNENSFDNKFLIKNNSRYYTNNFLNEQNNRNNRAGQFTRNDNPLSFGSNNANDRLKNVEDYYDTNNWGMTNSNWENMKNAGSNHNYQENHNQKQNDSCVIQCFFNELNVVDQRGFPIRESMIRVMTEKIQDPELRDFIEESIIKCFYFLNSANRMEKCEYSQNLITCLIGKGKEQCEDWNV
- the LOC124421758 gene encoding odorant-binding protein 59a isoform X2, with protein sequence MKSYFTVLFVLILISCLHLCVALRCQAINQQTNRFEKILKNCKKRNLGHINYGTDSSLNENNESEDSSDSNENSFDNKFLIKNNSRYYTNNFLNEQNNRNNRAGQFTRNDNPLSFGSNNANDRLKNVEDYYDTNNWGMTNSNWENMKNAGSNHNYQENHNQKQNDSCVIQCFFNELNVVDQRGFPIRESMIRVMTEKIQDPELRDFIEESIIKCFYFLNSANRMEKCEYSQNLITCLIGKGKEQCEDWNV